A genomic region of Alligator mississippiensis isolate rAllMis1 chromosome 4, rAllMis1, whole genome shotgun sequence contains the following coding sequences:
- the ITGA2B gene encoding integrin alpha-IIb isoform X1: MSLSVSAACLPQCRAAGNTQSTGSLVRRREERMMALNCASGLQLPPIWLSCWVQLLLIPQGPWLVQALNLCSSHLTVYMGPDCSYFGFSMDFLQASNGSMNIVVEAPKANTSQLDVIEPGAVFLCPWAPHGKPCYEIPFDSKRDQVESRFHFQLKNYKSHQWFGASVSTWKSNVVACTPLQHWNIFEHSALAQATKTPVGTCFMASNNLSHFAEYSPCRSHRMDSLYATDGYWMIFAVSLSAIKSSYRGTAMIWSVKEEQVSEEVRHGYEDSYRGYLVAVGEFDEDPRTAEYVVGVPNKYNTKGGVEILSTYKKLQLLQNIQSEQIASYFGHTVAVVDVNGDGKDDILVGAPLYMERRSDQKLYEVGRVYLYLQLGHPYSNPWQKLTGTDVYGRFGTAIAPLGDLDQDGYMDVAVGAPFAGQGGSGRVFIYNGHSEGLQTPASQVLDSPFPGRASFGFSVRGATDIDANGYPDMLVGAFGAGKVAVYRAHPVVMAKTQLSMPDVLNPEEKTCTMPNSKTPASCFSIEICVSMLGKSIPEEIKLNASLQLDRMKQKSGKRIFLFQPHESTLTLKLSKEGPPFCHHFLDYLRTRIVLDCGEDNVCIPDLRLSACKDLDYLLIGAENMVHIKADAANEGEGAFEAELQVQLPPSAHYQRAVSNMQGMEKLICNPQKNNETHMVICELGNPMKTGTKVTVDIAVSVANLEDAGDTITFLLQLRSKNSQNPNSNVTVVQVPIKVAAQMELRGNSLPATMVVPLEGWTQPEDSRWLEDYGPKVEHVYQLHNKGPGRVSGVALQVDFLSQFQSDFFLYLASHSTEGKINCSDPANVNPLGLDIQKPMVSPSNNESRQPAHRRERWEADEEGLPTLQEPLLLNCSSQPCVTITCYVESLEKDQRAMVTVHAILWMKSFMKRPHDQFIIQSQAWYNVSAMPYRIQPEVLPSGSATADTKLLWVSPDGKKEIPTWWIVLAVLAGLLLLAIFIFVMWKMGFFKRKRLLSNEEDLKSDEDGASQAE, translated from the exons ATGTCACTGAGCGTTAGCGCTGCCTGTCTGCCCCAGTGCCGTGCTGCAGGGAACACCCAGAGCACTGGTTCCCTGGTgagaaggagggaagagaggaTGATGGCTTTAAACTGTGCATCTGGGCTACAGCTGCCTCCCATCTGGCTCAGCTGCTGGGTCCAGCTGCTCCTGATTCCCCAGGGACCATGGCTGGTGCAAGCCCTCAATCTGTGCTCAAGTCATCTCACTGTGTATATGGGGCCTGACTGCAGCTACTTTGGCTTCTCTATGGATTTCCTCCAAGCCAGCAATGGCAG CATGAATATAGTGGTGGAAGCCCCGAAGGCCAACACCTCGCAACTTGATGTGATCGAGCCCGGAGCTGTGTTCTTGTGCCCCTGGGCGCCCCATGGGAAGCCATGCTACGAAATACCATTTGATAGCAAAA GGGATCAGGTGGAGTCCAGATTTCACTTCCAGCTGAAGAACTATAAATCACACCAGTGGTTCGGGGCATCCGTGAGCACCTGGAAGAGCAACGTGGTG gcctgcacccccctgcagcaCTGGAACATCTTTGAGCACTCGGCACTGGCACAGGCCACCAAGACACCTGTCGGCACCTGCTTCATGGCCTCCAACAACCTGAGCCACTTTGCTGAGTATTCGCCCTGCCGCTCTCACCGGATGGATTCATTGTATGCTACGGATGGCTACT GGATGATCTTCGCAGTCAGTTTGTCTGCAATTAAGTCCTCCTACCGTGGCACCGCCATGATCTGGTCAGTCAAGGAGGAGCAGGTGTCAGAGGAGGTACGCCATGGCTATGAAGACTCATACAGAG GGTACTTAGTAGCTGTGGGGGAGTTTGACGAGGATCCTAGGACGGCAG AGTATGTGGTGGGCGTCCCCAACAAATACAACACCAAAGGTGGA GTCGAGATCTTGAGCACCTAcaagaagctgcagctgctgcagaataTCCAGAGTGAGCAG ATTGCTTCTTACTTTGGACACACAGTGGCTGTTGTGGATGTCAATGGAGATGG GAAAGATGATATCCTGGTGGGGGCCCCGCTGTACATGGAGCGCCGCTCTGACCAGAAGCTGTATGAGGTGGGACGCGTCTACCTGTACTTGCAGCTGGGACATCCCTACAGCAACCCCTGGCAGAAGCTGACGGGCACCGATGTGTATGGCCGCTTTGGCACCGCCATTGCACCACTCGGGGACCTGGACCAGGACGGCTACATGG ATGTGGCAGTGGGAGCCCCATTTGCTGGCCAGGGTGGAAGTGGCCGTGTGTTCATCTACAACGGGCACAGCGAGGGGCTTCAGACACCTGCCTCCCAGGTCCTAGACAGCCCCTTCCCTGGGCGTGCCAGTTTTGGCTTCTCTGTGCGTGGAGCCACTGACATTGATGCCAATGGGTACCCAG ACATGCTGGTTGGGGCGTTTGGTGCTGGCAAGGTGGCTGTGTACAG GGCTCATCCTGTGGTGATGGCCAAGACCCAGCTCTCCATGCCAGATGTGCTGAACCCTGAGGAGAAGACCTGCACCATGCCCAACTCCAAGACTCCTGCCAGCTG CTTCTCCATTGAGATATGCGTGAGCATGTTGGGGAAGAGCATCCCAGAGGAGATCA AACTgaatgccagcctgcagctggatcGGATGAAGCAGAAGTCTGGGAAACGGATCTTCTTGTTCCAGCCACACGAGTCCACATTGACCCTGAAGCTGTCAAAGGAGGGGCCTCCCTTCTGCCATCACTTCTTAGACTATCTGCGG ACACGCATCGTGTTGGACTGCGGTGAAGACAACGTATGCATTCCTGACTTGAGGCTCTCGGCCTGCAA GGATCTGGATTACCTGCTCATTGGTGCTGAGAACATGGTTCACATTAAGGCTGATGCGGCCAATGAAGGGGAAGGTGCTTTtgaggcagagctgcaggtgCAGCTCCCACCCAGCGCCCACTATCAGAGAGCTGTCAGCAACATGCAG GGCATGGAGAAGCTGATCTGTAACCCCCAGAAGAATAATGAGACCCACATGGTGATCTGTGAGCTGGGGAACCCCATGAAGACTGGCACCAAG GTCACTGTGGACATAGCAGTCAGTGTTGCCAACCTGGAGGATGCAGGTGACACCATCACATTTCTATTGCAGTTGAGGAG CAAAAACAGCCAGAATCCCAACAGCAATGTGACGGTGGTGCAGGTCCCCATCAAGGTAGCTGCCCAGATGGAGCTGAGAGG GAATTCCCTCCCTGCAACCATGGTGGTGCCACTGGAGGGATGGACACAACCAGAGGACAGTCGCTGGCTGGAGGACTATGGCCCCAAGGTGGAGCATGTCTACCAG CTGCATAACAAGGGCCCCGGGAGAGTGAGCGGAGTGGCCCTTCAGGTGGACTTCCTCAGCCAGTTCCAAAGTGACTTCTTTCTGTATCTCGCGAGTCACAGCACTGAGGGGAAGATCAACTGCTCTGACCCCGCAAACGTGAACCCTCTTGGG CTGGACATCCAAAAACCCATGGTCTCCCCCAGCAACAATGAGAGCCGCCAGCCAGCCCACAGGCGAGAGAGATGGGAAGCAGATGAGGAAGGCCTACCCACTCTCCAGGAGCCCCTCCTGTTG AACTGTAGCAGCCAGCCCTGTGTGACTATCACTTGCTATGTGGAGAGCTTGGAGAAGGACCAGAGAGCCATGGTGACCGTGCATGCCATCCTGTGGATGAAGAGTTTCATGAAG CGTCCCCATGACCAGTTCATCATCCAGTCCCAGGCTTGGTACAATGTCTCCGCGATGCCATACCGGATCCAACCTGAAGTCTTGCCAAGTGGAAGTGCCACG GCTGACACGAAGTTGCTGTGGGTGAGCCCTGATGGCAAGAAGGAGATCCCCACCTGGTGGATAGTGCTGGCTGTGTTGGCGGGGCTGCTGCTCTTGGCCATTTTTATCTTTGTCATGTGGAAG ATGGGCTTTTTCAAGAGGAAGCGGCTACTCTCAAATGAAGAGGACCTAAAGAGTGACGAGGATGGGGCATCCCAGGCAGAGTAG
- the ITGA2B gene encoding integrin alpha-IIb isoform X2 yields the protein MSLSVSAACLPQCRAAGNTQSTGSLVRRREERMMALNCASGLQLPPIWLSCWVQLLLIPQGPWLVQALNLCSSHLTVYMGPDCSYFGFSMDFLQASNGSMNIVVEAPKANTSQLDVIEPGAVFLCPWAPHGKPCYEIPFDSKRDQVESRFHFQLKNYKSHQWFGASVSTWKSNVVACTPLQHWNIFEHSALAQATKTPVGTCFMASNNLSHFAEYSPCRSHRMDSLYATDGYWMIFAVSLSAIKSSYRGTAMIWSVKEEQVSEEVRHGYEDSYRGYLVAVGEFDEDPRTAEYVVGVPNKYNTKGGVEILSTYKKLQLLQNIQSEQIASYFGHTVAVVDVNGDGKDDILVGAPLYMERRSDQKLYEVGRVYLYLQLGHPYSNPWQKLTGTDVYGRFGTAIAPLGDLDQDGYMDVAVGAPFAGQGGSGRVFIYNGHSEGLQTPASQVLDSPFPGRASFGFSVRGATDIDANGYPDMLVGAFGAGKVAVYRAHPVVMAKTQLSMPDVLNPEEKTCTMPNSKTPASCFSIEICVSMLGKSIPEEIKLNASLQLDRMKQKSGKRIFLFQPHESTLTLKLSKEGPPFCHHFLDYLRTRIVLDCGEDNVCIPDLRLSACKDLDYLLIGAENMVHIKADAANEGEGAFEAELQVQLPPSAHYQRAVSNMQVTVDIAVSVANLEDAGDTITFLLQLRSKNSQNPNSNVTVVQVPIKVAAQMELRGNSLPATMVVPLEGWTQPEDSRWLEDYGPKVEHVYQLHNKGPGRVSGVALQVDFLSQFQSDFFLYLASHSTEGKINCSDPANVNPLGLDIQKPMVSPSNNESRQPAHRRERWEADEEGLPTLQEPLLLNCSSQPCVTITCYVESLEKDQRAMVTVHAILWMKSFMKRPHDQFIIQSQAWYNVSAMPYRIQPEVLPSGSATADTKLLWVSPDGKKEIPTWWIVLAVLAGLLLLAIFIFVMWKMGFFKRKRLLSNEEDLKSDEDGASQAE from the exons ATGTCACTGAGCGTTAGCGCTGCCTGTCTGCCCCAGTGCCGTGCTGCAGGGAACACCCAGAGCACTGGTTCCCTGGTgagaaggagggaagagaggaTGATGGCTTTAAACTGTGCATCTGGGCTACAGCTGCCTCCCATCTGGCTCAGCTGCTGGGTCCAGCTGCTCCTGATTCCCCAGGGACCATGGCTGGTGCAAGCCCTCAATCTGTGCTCAAGTCATCTCACTGTGTATATGGGGCCTGACTGCAGCTACTTTGGCTTCTCTATGGATTTCCTCCAAGCCAGCAATGGCAG CATGAATATAGTGGTGGAAGCCCCGAAGGCCAACACCTCGCAACTTGATGTGATCGAGCCCGGAGCTGTGTTCTTGTGCCCCTGGGCGCCCCATGGGAAGCCATGCTACGAAATACCATTTGATAGCAAAA GGGATCAGGTGGAGTCCAGATTTCACTTCCAGCTGAAGAACTATAAATCACACCAGTGGTTCGGGGCATCCGTGAGCACCTGGAAGAGCAACGTGGTG gcctgcacccccctgcagcaCTGGAACATCTTTGAGCACTCGGCACTGGCACAGGCCACCAAGACACCTGTCGGCACCTGCTTCATGGCCTCCAACAACCTGAGCCACTTTGCTGAGTATTCGCCCTGCCGCTCTCACCGGATGGATTCATTGTATGCTACGGATGGCTACT GGATGATCTTCGCAGTCAGTTTGTCTGCAATTAAGTCCTCCTACCGTGGCACCGCCATGATCTGGTCAGTCAAGGAGGAGCAGGTGTCAGAGGAGGTACGCCATGGCTATGAAGACTCATACAGAG GGTACTTAGTAGCTGTGGGGGAGTTTGACGAGGATCCTAGGACGGCAG AGTATGTGGTGGGCGTCCCCAACAAATACAACACCAAAGGTGGA GTCGAGATCTTGAGCACCTAcaagaagctgcagctgctgcagaataTCCAGAGTGAGCAG ATTGCTTCTTACTTTGGACACACAGTGGCTGTTGTGGATGTCAATGGAGATGG GAAAGATGATATCCTGGTGGGGGCCCCGCTGTACATGGAGCGCCGCTCTGACCAGAAGCTGTATGAGGTGGGACGCGTCTACCTGTACTTGCAGCTGGGACATCCCTACAGCAACCCCTGGCAGAAGCTGACGGGCACCGATGTGTATGGCCGCTTTGGCACCGCCATTGCACCACTCGGGGACCTGGACCAGGACGGCTACATGG ATGTGGCAGTGGGAGCCCCATTTGCTGGCCAGGGTGGAAGTGGCCGTGTGTTCATCTACAACGGGCACAGCGAGGGGCTTCAGACACCTGCCTCCCAGGTCCTAGACAGCCCCTTCCCTGGGCGTGCCAGTTTTGGCTTCTCTGTGCGTGGAGCCACTGACATTGATGCCAATGGGTACCCAG ACATGCTGGTTGGGGCGTTTGGTGCTGGCAAGGTGGCTGTGTACAG GGCTCATCCTGTGGTGATGGCCAAGACCCAGCTCTCCATGCCAGATGTGCTGAACCCTGAGGAGAAGACCTGCACCATGCCCAACTCCAAGACTCCTGCCAGCTG CTTCTCCATTGAGATATGCGTGAGCATGTTGGGGAAGAGCATCCCAGAGGAGATCA AACTgaatgccagcctgcagctggatcGGATGAAGCAGAAGTCTGGGAAACGGATCTTCTTGTTCCAGCCACACGAGTCCACATTGACCCTGAAGCTGTCAAAGGAGGGGCCTCCCTTCTGCCATCACTTCTTAGACTATCTGCGG ACACGCATCGTGTTGGACTGCGGTGAAGACAACGTATGCATTCCTGACTTGAGGCTCTCGGCCTGCAA GGATCTGGATTACCTGCTCATTGGTGCTGAGAACATGGTTCACATTAAGGCTGATGCGGCCAATGAAGGGGAAGGTGCTTTtgaggcagagctgcaggtgCAGCTCCCACCCAGCGCCCACTATCAGAGAGCTGTCAGCAACATGCAG GTCACTGTGGACATAGCAGTCAGTGTTGCCAACCTGGAGGATGCAGGTGACACCATCACATTTCTATTGCAGTTGAGGAG CAAAAACAGCCAGAATCCCAACAGCAATGTGACGGTGGTGCAGGTCCCCATCAAGGTAGCTGCCCAGATGGAGCTGAGAGG GAATTCCCTCCCTGCAACCATGGTGGTGCCACTGGAGGGATGGACACAACCAGAGGACAGTCGCTGGCTGGAGGACTATGGCCCCAAGGTGGAGCATGTCTACCAG CTGCATAACAAGGGCCCCGGGAGAGTGAGCGGAGTGGCCCTTCAGGTGGACTTCCTCAGCCAGTTCCAAAGTGACTTCTTTCTGTATCTCGCGAGTCACAGCACTGAGGGGAAGATCAACTGCTCTGACCCCGCAAACGTGAACCCTCTTGGG CTGGACATCCAAAAACCCATGGTCTCCCCCAGCAACAATGAGAGCCGCCAGCCAGCCCACAGGCGAGAGAGATGGGAAGCAGATGAGGAAGGCCTACCCACTCTCCAGGAGCCCCTCCTGTTG AACTGTAGCAGCCAGCCCTGTGTGACTATCACTTGCTATGTGGAGAGCTTGGAGAAGGACCAGAGAGCCATGGTGACCGTGCATGCCATCCTGTGGATGAAGAGTTTCATGAAG CGTCCCCATGACCAGTTCATCATCCAGTCCCAGGCTTGGTACAATGTCTCCGCGATGCCATACCGGATCCAACCTGAAGTCTTGCCAAGTGGAAGTGCCACG GCTGACACGAAGTTGCTGTGGGTGAGCCCTGATGGCAAGAAGGAGATCCCCACCTGGTGGATAGTGCTGGCTGTGTTGGCGGGGCTGCTGCTCTTGGCCATTTTTATCTTTGTCATGTGGAAG ATGGGCTTTTTCAAGAGGAAGCGGCTACTCTCAAATGAAGAGGACCTAAAGAGTGACGAGGATGGGGCATCCCAGGCAGAGTAG